The following DNA comes from Aneurinibacillus sp. REN35.
GAGCAGATCGCTGCGATCCCTAAGCCGCCTCCACGACGACGCAATTCGTAAATCAATGTCATAAGAATACGCGCACCGCTTGCACCGATCGGATGACCGAATGCGATAGCGCCACCATTCACATTTACTTTCTCTGGGTCCCATCCTGCGATCTTCTCACTGGTCAATGTAACAGCTGCAAATGCCTCGTTAACTTCAAATAAATCAATCTGATCAATTGTATAGCCTGTCTTCTTGAGCAGCTTGTTAATGGCAAGGCCCGGCGTTGTCGCAATATAAGGTGCTTCCTGTCCAACTGCCGCGTGACCAAGAATCGTTGCCAGCGGCTTTGCGCCAAGCTCCTTTGCCTTCTCATCGGACATTACTACCATAGCACCTGCACCATCATTAACACCTGGTGCATTCCCTGCGGTGATGCTTCCGTCTTTTGTAAACACCGGAGGCAGCTTCTGAAGCTGTTCAAGCGTGGTCTCACGCGGTGCCTCATCCGTATCTACGATGACAGGATCGCCTTTACGCTGCGGCACGGATACTGGCACGATCTCATCGTTGAATTTGCCTGCTTTCATTGCCTCAGCCGCCCGCTGCTGGCTGCGCAGCGCCCAGTTATCCTGCGCCTCACGAGAAATCTCATACTCAGCCGCTACATTGCTGCCATGAACAGCCATATGCTGTCCGTCATACGCATCCGTTAAGCCGTCGTTGAGCATCAAATCTACGATCTTGCCATCGCCCATTCGCATGCCCCAGCGTGCATTCGGCACAATATACGGCGCATTGCTCATGCTCTCCATGCCGCCCGCTACAATAACGTCTGCATCCCCAGCACGAATGATCTGGTCTGCCAACGTTACACTGCGTAGTCCTGAAGCACATACTTTGTTAATTGTCTCTGTCTGTACTTCCCACGGCAGGCCCGCTTTGCGTGCTGCTTGTCGAGAAGGAATCTGCTTTGCACCACCCTGCAGCACCATCCCCATGATGACCTCATCCACTGCATCCGGAGCGATACCAGCGCGTTCTACCGCTTCTTTAATGACAATACCACCCAGATCTACGGCTGAAAGTGATGAGAGCTTCCCTCCAAACTTACCAAATGGTGTACGGGCTGCGCTTACGATTACTGATTTTTTCATTCTTGCGCCTCCTTAAAATTTATAATGGATACGATATACATAATCGAACGATTGCTCAGTCAGTTAATTCTCGGAAAGAGACCCGGCAGTAAAAACTGCCGGGTTACAGTTCCTTCCTCTTCCATTGTATCAATGTTCGAACAAATGCAAAAGAGTATTCTATAAAGATTTTTCTAAAATCTCAACCATATCGAGCGTTTGTACTTTATCTTCTACTTCTTTCGCTTTCGTTCCGTCCGAAAGCATGGTCAGGCAATATGGACAGGAGCTTCCGATCGTGGTCGGATTCACGGCCAAAGCCTGCTCCGTTCGTGCAATATTAACTCGCGTACCCTGGTGCTCTTCCTGCCACATCATGCCACCGCCTGCACCGCAGCACATGCTATCACAGCCTGAGCGCTCCATCTCTACAATCTCCACACCTGGAATAGCGGACAAAATGTCGCGCGGAGCACCAAAGATGTCATTATAGCGACCTAAGTAACAGGAATCATGGAATGTAACACGATCCTTCACTTCGTTCACCGGCTTGAGGCGACCTTCCTTAATCCATTGCGCCAACAGTTCAGTATGGTGGTACACTTCCACATCTTCTAGACCGAATTCTGGATATTCATTCTTGAACGTATTGTACGCATGCGGATCCATCGTTACAATTTTCTTTACTTCATACTTCTGGAAGTTGCCGATGTTCTCCATCGCCAGCTCCTGGAACAGCAGCTCATTTCCGAGGCGGCGAGCCGTATCGCCTGAGTTCTTCTCTTCATTGCCAAGAATGGCAAAGGAAATGCCTGCCTTGTTCATGACACGAACAAAGGATTGCGTGAGCTTGATGCTTCGATTATCGAACGAGCCCATGGAACCGACAAAGAACAGATACTCAAATGATTCCGCTTCTTTTACGGTCGGCACCAGATCTTCCATGCCTTCGCGCCATTTGATCCGGTCTTTCCGGTTAATGCCCCACGGGTTGCTTTGCCGCTCAATGTTGCTTAGCGCACGCTGCGCATCCGATGGCATTTGACCTTCCGTCATGACCAGATAACGACGCATATCAATAATATGACCCACATGCTCATTGGCAACCGGACACTGGTCTTCACAGTTGCGGCACGTCGTACAGGCCCACAGTTCTTCCTCGGTAATGACGTCACCAATCAGGTTTACATCATATTCGATTTTCAATGCGGAGGAGCCCTCTGTAGCCGCAGCCACTTCTTCCCCTGCCTGGCCTACCCCTGCCGCACGCGCTTGTGCAGCGAGCACATTGCCATTCGATTCTTTGAATACAGCGGCAGGCATCCATGGCGTACGACCGGTGATTGCCGCCCCTTTCTCTGTTAAATGATCGCGCATCTTTACGATCAGATCCATCGGAGAGAGCGTCTTGCCTGTGCCTGCTGCCGGACACATGCTTGTACAGCGTCCGCATTCTACACACGCATACAGGTCAATCAGTTGGTTTTGTGTAAAATTCTCAATCCGACCAACACCGAATTCTTCCGCTCCTTCTTCTTCAAGCTTCTCAAAGTCGATGGTGCTCAGCTTGCCCGGCGAACGGGTTTTATCCTTCATTAACCAGTTATACGGGGCGAACAGCAGATGCGCATGCTTGCCCTGCGGAATATAGACCAAGAAGAACAGCAGCGTAAGCAGATGCACCCACCAGAATACGTAAAACAGAACGCCTGCCGCAGTTGATCCCAGACCGGAAAGCGCAATGGCTAAACTTGAAGCAATCGGCTGTGTCGAACGGAAACCCACTTCCTCCGGATGCAGCCAGATGATCTCCAATCCTTCAGATAACAGCGTGCTGACCATCAGAATCGTAATCAGCCACACGACCAGATTGGCTTTCCAGCCGCGTTTTAAGCGCTTTAATTTTTCTACATTTCGACGATACCACGCGTAGAAAATCGCAAGTAAAATCGATACGACCACGACTTCCTGAAACAGCAAGAAGTATGGATACGCCGAACCAAACGGCAGGTGAGAACCCGGTTTCAAGCCTTTCCAGATTAAGTCGATCGCACCGAATTGAACAAGTAAAAAGCCGTAGAAAAGCACAATATGCATGACACCGCTTTTGGAATCTTTTAGTAGTTTCTTTTGTCCAAAAACGTTGACCCAGAACGCATTGAGGCTTCGGGTCGCATCGTCCTTCAAATTGGCCGCTTGTCCCAACTTGATGTACGTTATACGGCTGTAGACAAGATGCGCAAATAAATACAGCGCATAGCCAACGACCGCAAAAAACGCTATGAGGTTAATTAGCGGCAAAAAATTCATTTGTTTCTCATCTCCTTCTCCACGAAATAATCTGACTAGATTGAAAAATAGCTACCTTTATCATATCATGTAATGCCCTGGTTGTGAATGACCATTCAGTCAGATGTATCTCGCAAAAAATAAATACCACTCCTAATATTGAATATTCTATCTGTTTTTTCATTTTCCTGCTAGATGTAAAAAGTTAGATTTGCGCTTTTTACATAACTTTCTTTTATTTTGTTCTCTTTTTCGTTACAAAAACGGAAATAAAAATACCTGTCTTCTACATAAATAGGAGACAGGTAACTTATCCATTCAATAATGTGATTACATTCTTTCTGGAGCAGAAACGCCAATCAGACGCAGCGCATTGACAATTGTAGTCTGCACGGCTTTCATCAGCGCAAGACGTGCATGTGTCAATCCTTCATCGTCTGTGATTACGCGCTCCGCATTATAGAAGCTATGGAACAGCGATGCCAAATCATGCACATAGCGTACAATACGATGAGGTGCCAATACCTCTGCAGCACCCGCAATCTCCTGCGGAAACTCACCCAGATGCTTCAGCAGGTCAATTTCCTTCTCACTTTCCATGCGGCTGAAATCCGCTTTGCCCATATCAAATGCAATACCCTGCTCATCAGCCTGACGGAAAATACTGCAGATGCGCGCATGGGCATACTGTACATAGAAGACTGGATTCTCATTCGACTTCGATACCGCCAGATCCATGTCAAAATCTAAGTGCGCATCTTGGCTGCGCATTGCAAAGAAGTAGCGAGTCGCATCGGTTCCTACTTCTTCCATTAGATCACGCATCGTCACCGCTTTGCCGGTACGCTTCGACATCTTCACTTTTTCGCCACCTTGATACAGACTGACCATCTGATTAATCAGAACAACCAGTTGGTCCGCATCATGACCAAGACACTGCATCGCAGCCTTCATCCGCGGAATATATCCGTGATGGTCAGCGCCCCAAATATTAATCAATTGATTAAATCCACGGCTGAATTTATTCTCATGATATGCAATATCTGGCGTTAGATACGTATACGTACCATCCTGCTTAATTAATACACGGTCCTTGTCATCCCCGAAATCGGTAGAACGGAGCCATGTCGCACCATCCTTATCATACACATAGCCTTTCTCACGCAGCACGCCGACAATCTCCTCCACTGCGTTTGTTTCGTACAAGGATGTTTCACTGAACCATTCATCGAATTTCACACGGAAATCGGCAAGGTCCGTCTTGATTTTCTCAAGTTCCTTATCACGGCCCCAGTTACGGAAGAAGACAAAACGCTCTTGCGGCTCCATCTTGGCATATTTGTCGCCATCTTTTGCGGCCAGCTCTTTTCCGAAATCGATAATATCCTGACCATAGTAGCCATCCTCTGGCATCTCGGCATCCTGACCGAGCGCTTGGAAATAACGTGCTTCAAGAGAACGCGCCAGATTTACTATCTGATTTCCTGCATCGTTAATATAATACTCTCGCGATACGTCATAGCCCGCCATATCGAGCACATTGCACAGCGCATCCCCAAATGCAGCACCACGCGCATGACCTAAGTGCAGGCTGCCTGTTGGATTGGCGCTAACGAATTCTACCTGTACTTTTGTTCCTCTGCCTGCATCGGTACGTCCATAAGCGTCACCCGCATCGATAACCTGACCAATTACACCGGTCAGATAGCTGTTATCCATATAAAAGTTAATAAAGCCCGGGCCTGCAATCTCAACTTTAGAAATGCTGGCGGCCTGCTTGTTAAAATGAGCAACAATCTCTTCAGCAATCTGACGCGGGTTTTTACGTGCAATACGCGTTAGCTGCATTGCGACATTCGTCGCATAATCCCCATGCTGCTTATCCTTTGGCAGCTCCAGTACAAAGTCCGGGATTTGTTCCGCTTCGACAATTCCCGCTGCTATGACAGCTTGTTTAATTTGTTCAATAATTTTACCTTTGGTTTGTTCTACTACACTCACGGTAATCCTCCTCAATCTATATGGCATTATGCACGCGTAAGCCGACACTGCACTGTATATCGTCCAATGTTCTGCTCATTCAGATACAAGTCATACACCCAGACCGCCGTGCGGAGATATCCGTCCGCATCATAGCGAAGCGCAATGTCTCTTGTATCGGTATCCATCTGCATCACGCCTGCTGCACTATGATACAATCCGCCTGTTTTTACTCCGGGGCGATATGACTGTCGCATCGATACCACCCCGTTGCGAATGACGACAATTTCATCCTCTTTTACCTTGACGGTTGCGTTCGTCTCTCCAGCCTCATCCTGCTCTACATACTTTATGTACCAAGTTCCATTCATAAAATAAAGCTGTCCGGTATAGGCAATTCGATTCGTCTCCGCCGGAGCCATCGTCAGAGAGAATTCGCTAATTACTTCAATGCTGACTTCTTGTACGGGAAATGTACCCAATTGTATCACCTAATAAGCTCAATCTTTGTTATTTCTATATTCTACGAGATATGGATAAGAAGAAGCAAGATATAAGGAAAAGTGCGGTCCGTAAATAGACCGCACTCTCTCTATCATTTCCCTATTTAACCATTGTTAAAATCACTTCACGAATCATTTTGGAGGCGAGAATTTGCGTTCTTTCTGACTGGTCAAGCACTGGCGCCACTTCTACAAGGTCAAAGCCTACGACGTTAAGCTCCGACAGCAGATAAATCGATTCAATCGCTTCCGCAGAAGAAATGCCGCCCGGCTCAGCTGTCCCTGTTCCCGGTGCATAGGCTGGATCTACGGCGTCAATATCGAACGTAACATAGACAGGGCGTCCCTTTAATTCTTCGAGGCATTCTTTTAACGGCTCAATCACTTTGAATTTGCTCAAGTGCATGTGATCCCGCGCGAACTCGAATTCTTCC
Coding sequences within:
- a CDS encoding acetyl-CoA C-acetyltransferase translates to MKKSVIVSAARTPFGKFGGKLSSLSAVDLGGIVIKEAVERAGIAPDAVDEVIMGMVLQGGAKQIPSRQAARKAGLPWEVQTETINKVCASGLRSVTLADQIIRAGDADVIVAGGMESMSNAPYIVPNARWGMRMGDGKIVDLMLNDGLTDAYDGQHMAVHGSNVAAEYEISREAQDNWALRSQQRAAEAMKAGKFNDEIVPVSVPQRKGDPVIVDTDEAPRETTLEQLQKLPPVFTKDGSITAGNAPGVNDGAGAMVVMSDEKAKELGAKPLATILGHAAVGQEAPYIATTPGLAINKLLKKTGYTIDQIDLFEVNEAFAAVTLTSEKIAGWDPEKVNVNGGAIAFGHPIGASGARILMTLIYELRRRGGGLGIAAICSGAAQGDAILVEVPAAE
- a CDS encoding (Fe-S)-binding protein, giving the protein MNFLPLINLIAFFAVVGYALYLFAHLVYSRITYIKLGQAANLKDDATRSLNAFWVNVFGQKKLLKDSKSGVMHIVLFYGFLLVQFGAIDLIWKGLKPGSHLPFGSAYPYFLLFQEVVVVSILLAIFYAWYRRNVEKLKRLKRGWKANLVVWLITILMVSTLLSEGLEIIWLHPEEVGFRSTQPIASSLAIALSGLGSTAAGVLFYVFWWVHLLTLLFFLVYIPQGKHAHLLFAPYNWLMKDKTRSPGKLSTIDFEKLEEEGAEEFGVGRIENFTQNQLIDLYACVECGRCTSMCPAAGTGKTLSPMDLIVKMRDHLTEKGAAITGRTPWMPAAVFKESNGNVLAAQARAAGVGQAGEEVAAATEGSSALKIEYDVNLIGDVITEEELWACTTCRNCEDQCPVANEHVGHIIDMRRYLVMTEGQMPSDAQRALSNIERQSNPWGINRKDRIKWREGMEDLVPTVKEAESFEYLFFVGSMGSFDNRSIKLTQSFVRVMNKAGISFAILGNEEKNSGDTARRLGNELLFQELAMENIGNFQKYEVKKIVTMDPHAYNTFKNEYPEFGLEDVEVYHHTELLAQWIKEGRLKPVNEVKDRVTFHDSCYLGRYNDIFGAPRDILSAIPGVEIVEMERSGCDSMCCGAGGGMMWQEEHQGTRVNIARTEQALAVNPTTIGSSCPYCLTMLSDGTKAKEVEDKVQTLDMVEILEKSL
- the argS gene encoding arginine--tRNA ligase; this encodes MPYRLRRITVSVVEQTKGKIIEQIKQAVIAAGIVEAEQIPDFVLELPKDKQHGDYATNVAMQLTRIARKNPRQIAEEIVAHFNKQAASISKVEIAGPGFINFYMDNSYLTGVIGQVIDAGDAYGRTDAGRGTKVQVEFVSANPTGSLHLGHARGAAFGDALCNVLDMAGYDVSREYYINDAGNQIVNLARSLEARYFQALGQDAEMPEDGYYGQDIIDFGKELAAKDGDKYAKMEPQERFVFFRNWGRDKELEKIKTDLADFRVKFDEWFSETSLYETNAVEEIVGVLREKGYVYDKDGATWLRSTDFGDDKDRVLIKQDGTYTYLTPDIAYHENKFSRGFNQLINIWGADHHGYIPRMKAAMQCLGHDADQLVVLINQMVSLYQGGEKVKMSKRTGKAVTMRDLMEEVGTDATRYFFAMRSQDAHLDFDMDLAVSKSNENPVFYVQYAHARICSIFRQADEQGIAFDMGKADFSRMESEKEIDLLKHLGEFPQEIAGAAEVLAPHRIVRYVHDLASLFHSFYNAERVITDDEGLTHARLALMKAVQTTIVNALRLIGVSAPERM
- a CDS encoding YwiB family protein, coding for MGTFPVQEVSIEVISEFSLTMAPAETNRIAYTGQLYFMNGTWYIKYVEQDEAGETNATVKVKEDEIVVIRNGVVSMRQSYRPGVKTGGLYHSAAGVMQMDTDTRDIALRYDADGYLRTAVWVYDLYLNEQNIGRYTVQCRLTRA